The DNA window GCTCAGCACGGTGTCGGCCATCGCGGTGAGCAGCGCCTGCTTGTTCGTGAAGTGCCAGTAGAGCGCGCTGGGCCGCACCTCCAGCTCCGTGGCTACCCGCCGCATCGACAGGTCGGCCAGCCCGTACTGGCGCAGGATCGCCAGCGCCGTCTTCAGCACGTCGTCTCGACTGTTCGCCACCGGCACAGCCTAGGTGGTCACGCCGATGGACCGGCCCGCGCACGCCAGCTATCCTGAACACCATTCAGGTGAACACCATTCAGGAAGGGCGATCGGATGCAGATCTCTGAACTGGGAAAACGGGCGAGCACGGGCGAGCCCATCCTCCGCTCGGAGGCGTTGGCGGTGCTCGCGACCCCGGACGAGGAGATCCTCGACGTCGTCGCCGCGGCCAGCAAGCCCCGGTTCGCGTTCTTCGGCAACCGCGTGCGCGTCAACTTCCTGGTGAACCTCAAGAGCGGCCTGTGCCCCGAGGACTGCTTCTACTGCTCGCAGCGGCTCGGTTCGGACGCGGACATCCTGAAGTACTCGTGGCTTCCGGTCGACGAGGCGGTGGCCACCGCGAAGGCCGGGATCGCCGCGGGCGCGGCCCGCGTGTGCCTGGTGGCCAGCGGCACCGGGCCGAGCAACCGCGAGGTCGGCAAGATCGCGGACATCACCCGTGCCATCAAGACCGCGCACCCCGACGTGGAAATCTGCGCGTGCGCGGGTTTCCTGAAGGACGGCCAGGCCGATTCGCTCGCCGAGTCCGGAGTGGACGCCTACAACCACAACCTCAACACCGCGCGGTCGCACTACGCTGAGATCTGCACCACGCACACCTACGACGACCGCGTCGACACCGTCGGCAAGGCGCGGGGCGCGGGGATCTCCCCGTGCTCCGGTTTCATCGCGGGCATGGGCGAAACGCACGAACAGCTCGTCGACCTCGCCTACGAACTGCGCGATCTCGGCGCCGATTCGATCCCGGTCAACTTCCTCCTGCCCTTCGACGGCACCCCGCTGAAGGGGACGAACCAGCTCACCGCGCACGACTGCCTCCGCATCCTCGCCATGGTGCGGCTGGCCAACCCGAGCAGCGAGGTCCGCATCGCGGCGGGCCGCGAACTGCACCTGCGCAGCATGCAGGCGCTCGGCCTGCACATCGCGAATTCGATCTTCCTCGGCGACTACCTCACCAGCGAAGGCCAGCCGGGGCAGGAGGACCTCGACATGATCGCCGACGCGGGCATGGTGGTCGACGGGATGCGCCCGCACCGCGCCGACAAGGCCGCCGAGCTCGTCACCCGCCGCCGCGGCGCCGGGACCACCGTGCGGCCCAACGCGTAGGCGACAATGGCCCGGTGCCGCGATTCGTGATCGGCGACGGCTACGCGCGCTACCGGGGCCCGGTGACCGACAGCCCCGCGCACCGGCACGCCGCGTTCCAGATCGCCATCGCGGTGCGGGACGAGGTCGCCATGCTGGACGCCGCGGGAACGTGCCACCGCGCGACCGCGCTGGTCGTGGCGCCGATGGCACCGCACCGGATCCTCGCGGCGGACGACGTGCTCACCTACTTCGTCGAGCCGCGGTGCGCGTTCGCCGACCGGCTGCGCGCGCACCGCGGCGTCATCGAAGCCGACGAGCTGCACGGCCTGCGGGAGGACGAGATCCGCTCGGCCGCCGCGCGTACGTCCGGCGCGCTGGACCCGCGGCTGGTGGCGGCGATGGACGACGCGTTCGCGGAACTGCCGATGCCGGAACTGGCCGCGCGGGTCGGCCTTTCGCCGCAGCGGCTGCGCGCGCTGGCCCGGCAGCAGCTTGGCATGCCGCTGGCGCGGTGGCGGGCGTGGTCGCGATTGCGCCGGGCCGCGGAAGCGTTGCGGGACGGGCAATCGCTCGCGGACGCCGCCGTCACCGCGGGTTTCGCCGACCAGGCGCACCTGACCCGCTGGATGCGCGAAATGATGGGGCTGACGCCGTCGTCGGTGCTGCCGGTGCTGCGCGATCAGCCCCGGCGCGCGGTGTAGACCGAGATCGACCCGGTGACCGTCGGCACGACCTCGGCCTCCCGCACTTCGGCGAACCCGGCTTCGGCGATCAACCGGGGCAGCACGCCGTCGGCGTTCGGCTGGGTGTCCGCCTTGCCGTCGGCTAGCTGCACGACGCGGAACCCCCAGCGCATCAAGGCCGTGCGCTGCTTCCCGTAGTCGGCGATCACCAGCCGCCCGCCCGGCCGCAGCGCCGCGAACATCGACGCCAGCACCGCACGCTTCATCGCCATCGGGCACTGGTGGAGCACCAGGCTGGACACCACCGCGTCCGCCTCGACCGGCACCCGCTCGTCGCCCATGCCGACCCGCCATTCGACGGCGGCGTTCGCGTCCTTGCGCCGGGCGATCGCCAGCACCCCGGGATCGGGATCGACCCCGATGATCCGCGTCCCCGGTTCGGTGTGGCGCAACAGCAACGCCAGCGAACCCGTGCCGCACCCCACGTCGACGAGCACGTCACCCGGCCGCGGCGCCACATGCATGACCACGAGCGCGCGCCACAGCCGCTCCCTGGTCAGCGCGGCCACCGAATCGAAGAAGCAGGTGGGCAGGAACCGGCCCGTCGCCGGGGTGAAAGCTCGCTCGGTCATACCGAACAGCCTCGCCGACGCGTCTTGAACGAATCGCTCAGCGCGCTGGCCCCTGCAGCCGGTAGGCCGCGTAACTCCGCGCGGGTTGCGCCGCACCGGGCTCTGCGCCGGTGAAGAAACCGCGCGAGCTTATGACGGCGTAGCGGTCAGCCAGCGCTGTACCTCGACGATCACCTCGGCTTGCCACGCCTGGCTCTGCGGGTTGGCGTACTCCGGATCGTCGTGGACGGCGAAGCCGTGCTGAGCGCCGCTCAGCTCCACCAGCTTGTGCTCGCAGGTGAGCTGCCGGGGTGCGGCCCGTGACGAATCCACCGGGATGAAAGTGTCTTCGGTGCCGTGCACGATCAGCGTCGGTGCGGTGATGTCCGCCAACGCCGAGCGCGCCTCGAACCAGAACACCTCGTTGAGCAGCGGACGGCCGAGCTTGAAACCGGCGCCGTGGCCGACGTAGCTCTGTTCCTTGAGTTGCTGTGCTCCTTTGTCGTTGATGGCGTCGTCGGCCCAAGCGGCCTTCTCGTCGATGAACCGTTTCTTGTAGTCGATGAGCGGGTTGAACAGCACCAGGCGGTTGACGTCTTCCGGACGCGAGGCTGTGTAGTACGCCGCCGCACCACCGGAGAAGCTGGCCGCGATCAGCGAGGTGCGAGCATCGTCGGCCAGCGACCGCAGCTGTGCCAGCCCAACCCGGATGATGTTGAGCAGAGCCGACAATGTGAAGTCCTCTTGTCGTCCCTCGCTGACACCGTGGCCGGGGAGATCGAACCGCAGCGACGCCACTCCCGCCTCAGTAAGGCGGGCTGCGAGCCGTGTGAAGAACCCGCCCTCTTCCCTGGTGACACTGGCGCCGTGGACGAGGAGCACGGCGTGCTGCGGCGTCTCCGGGCTCACGAACGTGCCCGCCAGCTCAAGACCGTCGAGAGTGCGAGTGGTGGTGTCGATGCTGGTCAGGGACATGCAAGCTCTCCTCCGCCGCGGGCGTATTCGTCCATGGTGGCAAGAGACTGTGTGGGCTGAACGAGGACCGATCGTCAACAGAAATTCGCGGCTGCCAGCCGCAGCAGCGCCTCCCCCGCGGCCTGCATCGGATGCCGTGCGAGGACGTCCCGTACCGATTCGTCGGTGAACGGTACTTGGTCGAGCACGCGACCTTCGGCGTTCGTGGTCACCCTGGTGCCGAAGAGATCATCGAACACGGGAGCGTCGATGATGACGGCGGTCAGCAGGTCGGTCGCGAACGAGGTCGCATCGACGCCGAGCCCGAGGCACCAAGCCGTGAGGTGCCCCTGGCGTCGTGCGAAATCCAGACGGGTGGCCAAGGGCCAGGCATCGTAGTCGATCGGCGCGTGTTCGCTGTCGTACTCGTCCTCGCCCGCCACTTCTTCGGCGAGTTCACGGACGACGTTGCGCCACAACGAAAAGTCGTTGCGAACGTTCCAGTCCGCCCGACCGGAGGGTTGGAAGACACCCACTGGCACCACTTGGAACATTCCACCCGCGTGCCCGACTTTGCGTGGGTCGCGCCAGTGCAGCAGAAACGACGCTCGCCCGCCATCGCGGTCACGGCGGATCGTGAGCGTGCT is part of the Amycolatopsis sp. CA-230715 genome and encodes:
- a CDS encoding AraC family transcriptional regulator; the protein is MPRFVIGDGYARYRGPVTDSPAHRHAAFQIAIAVRDEVAMLDAAGTCHRATALVVAPMAPHRILAADDVLTYFVEPRCAFADRLRAHRGVIEADELHGLREDEIRSAAARTSGALDPRLVAAMDDAFAELPMPELAARVGLSPQRLRALARQQLGMPLARWRAWSRLRRAAEALRDGQSLADAAVTAGFADQAHLTRWMREMMGLTPSSVLPVLRDQPRRAV
- a CDS encoding alpha/beta hydrolase; translation: MSLTSIDTTTRTLDGLELAGTFVSPETPQHAVLLVHGASVTREEGGFFTRLAARLTEAGVASLRFDLPGHGVSEGRQEDFTLSALLNIIRVGLAQLRSLADDARTSLIAASFSGGAAAYYTASRPEDVNRLVLFNPLIDYKKRFIDEKAAWADDAINDKGAQQLKEQSYVGHGAGFKLGRPLLNEVFWFEARSALADITAPTLIVHGTEDTFIPVDSSRAAPRQLTCEHKLVELSGAQHGFAVHDDPEYANPQSQAWQAEVIVEVQRWLTATPS
- the bioB gene encoding biotin synthase BioB, translating into MQISELGKRASTGEPILRSEALAVLATPDEEILDVVAAASKPRFAFFGNRVRVNFLVNLKSGLCPEDCFYCSQRLGSDADILKYSWLPVDEAVATAKAGIAAGAARVCLVASGTGPSNREVGKIADITRAIKTAHPDVEICACAGFLKDGQADSLAESGVDAYNHNLNTARSHYAEICTTHTYDDRVDTVGKARGAGISPCSGFIAGMGETHEQLVDLAYELRDLGADSIPVNFLLPFDGTPLKGTNQLTAHDCLRILAMVRLANPSSEVRIAAGRELHLRSMQALGLHIANSIFLGDYLTSEGQPGQEDLDMIADAGMVVDGMRPHRADKAAELVTRRRGAGTTVRPNA
- a CDS encoding class I SAM-dependent methyltransferase, which codes for MTERAFTPATGRFLPTCFFDSVAALTRERLWRALVVMHVAPRPGDVLVDVGCGTGSLALLLRHTEPGTRIIGVDPDPGVLAIARRKDANAAVEWRVGMGDERVPVEADAVVSSLVLHQCPMAMKRAVLASMFAALRPGGRLVIADYGKQRTALMRWGFRVVQLADGKADTQPNADGVLPRLIAEAGFAEVREAEVVPTVTGSISVYTARRG
- a CDS encoding XRE family transcriptional regulator → MHAHEVTASEQEWLTTRAYLRDHRRALDARAAESHPGARVLDTALLASREWLPDTPIPLDTIDLDLDTTHEKAPDVNGAQAQAWLPVKSDGTRYSTYSQAVGTLAAPTVFEDRPTYRLLNAELHGTEPRLRFGLGSYFDSIDTGEAAAHELALDALGHPVHNGLRVAIGDPWNPGRRPVNLAISTLTIRRDRDGGRASFLLHWRDPRKVGHAGGMFQVVPVGVFQPSGRADWNVRNDFSLWRNVVRELAEEVAGEDEYDSEHAPIDYDAWPLATRLDFARRQGHLTAWCLGLGVDATSFATDLLTAVIIDAPVFDDLFGTRVTTNAEGRVLDQVPFTDESVRDVLARHPMQAAGEALLRLAAANFC